A single genomic interval of Spirosoma linguale DSM 74 harbors:
- a CDS encoding drug resistance transporter, Bcr/CflA subfamily (TIGRFAM: drug resistance transporter, Bcr/CflA subfamily~PFAM: major facilitator superfamily MFS_1~KEGG: bba:Bd0395 Bcr/CflA subfamily drug resistance transporter) produces MTRRQHFVIILILGALSTISPFSIDMYLPGFPAIAKDLHTSISQVQLSLTAYLVGISVGQLLYGPLLDRFGRKLPLYAGLMVYFIASIGCAFSSSIEMLIAMRLLQALGGCVGLVAAQALVRDLFPVGEIAQVFSLLTLVVAVSPMIAPTVGGYATVAFGWHSIFVILAIITLLMLVGVYFVLPNGKAPDASLSLRPKAVMGSFYTVLKQPQFLTYALVGGIATSAPFAYLAGSSDVFMNIYHVSAQEYGWIFAFLAIALIGPTQLNRFLLRRFSNEQIIFATLIYQTVVGLLLVLGTWAGWYGQYGLIGMLFLFLGGQGITNPNASALSLAPFSRHAGSAAALMGSFRMGFGSLVSASVSLLHNNTAIPMVGIMTACIILGLVILLIGERVIRHQAKSADLDGPMAEALL; encoded by the coding sequence ATGACTCGCCGACAGCATTTTGTTATTATCCTGATTTTAGGGGCACTCTCGACAATCAGTCCGTTTTCCATCGACATGTATTTGCCAGGCTTTCCGGCTATTGCCAAAGACCTCCACACGTCCATATCGCAGGTTCAGCTTTCGCTCACGGCTTATTTGGTGGGTATTTCGGTCGGGCAGCTTTTGTATGGTCCCCTGCTCGACCGGTTTGGCAGGAAGCTCCCATTATATGCGGGGTTGATGGTATATTTCATTGCCTCGATTGGCTGTGCGTTTAGTTCGTCAATCGAGATGCTGATTGCCATGCGTCTGTTGCAGGCCCTGGGCGGGTGTGTGGGGCTGGTAGCAGCTCAGGCACTGGTGCGTGATCTGTTTCCGGTGGGTGAAATTGCCCAGGTCTTTTCGTTGCTTACCCTGGTGGTGGCCGTGTCGCCCATGATAGCGCCAACCGTGGGTGGGTATGCCACTGTTGCGTTTGGCTGGCACTCGATCTTCGTCATTCTGGCCATCATCACCCTCCTGATGCTGGTTGGCGTGTATTTCGTTCTGCCCAACGGCAAAGCCCCCGATGCCTCCCTGTCCCTCCGCCCGAAGGCCGTTATGGGCAGTTTCTATACGGTACTGAAGCAACCTCAATTTCTGACCTATGCGCTCGTTGGCGGCATTGCCACGTCGGCCCCGTTTGCCTATCTGGCGGGTTCCTCCGATGTGTTCATGAATATCTACCACGTCAGCGCTCAGGAATACGGCTGGATTTTCGCTTTTCTGGCCATCGCCCTGATCGGCCCGACGCAGTTGAATCGGTTCCTGCTCCGGCGGTTTAGTAATGAACAGATCATTTTTGCCACGCTGATCTACCAAACGGTGGTTGGCCTGCTTCTTGTGCTGGGTACCTGGGCGGGCTGGTATGGGCAATATGGCCTGATCGGTATGCTGTTCCTGTTTCTGGGCGGGCAGGGCATTACCAACCCCAATGCCTCGGCGCTGTCGCTGGCACCGTTTTCCCGTCATGCGGGTAGTGCGGCTGCGCTGATGGGCAGCTTCCGGATGGGCTTCGGCTCGCTCGTTTCGGCGTCTGTCAGCCTGTTACACAACAACACCGCTATTCCGATGGTGGGGATCATGACTGCTTGTATTATCCTGGGGCTGGTCATTCTGCTGATTGGCGAGCGGGTCATTCGCCATCAGGCCAAATCCGCTGACCTGGACGGGCCAATGGCCGAGGCTTTGTTATAA
- a CDS encoding hypothetical protein (KEGG: sbp:Sbal223_0677 putative aminopeptidase precursor), producing MKSLIIAFCLALMGGTVTAQGLYMPRNVKQAYQKGTRSLDGRPGKNYWQNFARYNITITATPPNRTIRGTEQITYINNSPDTLRSLVFKLILNSHKPGAVRQSPASADYLTSGIHIDKYTEGPNDKIWRDAGNATQRQVSLTQPLLPRDSIKLSFEWHYDVSVESGREGVLDSTTFFLAYFYPRVAVMDDYYGWDRTTFTEAQEFYNDFNDYTLTVNVPKDYLVWATGDLQNAAEVLQPTYAKRLSESLRTDSIIHVATLADLATKNVTTQQPVNSWKWKANYVPDIALCISNQYVWDASSVVVDKKTNRRSSVQAAFLDNAKDFHEMVGFGRHALDWFSNNTPGVPYPYPKTTIVQGFADMEYPMMVNDGSTNDLNFSRFVAEHEIAHTWFPFYMGINETRYGFMDEGWVTAFEYLISQADLGNDQAMKNFQLFRVRSWIKDPSAEQDLPIITPANVLSGAAMGNNEYGKAALGYLALKELLGDADFKKSLLEFMARWHGKHPTPWDMFYSFNNASGKDLNWFWSNWFFSNNYIDLAIQNVAMTPTLCTISIQNIGGYVAPTDVIVTFTDGTSQTVHQTPAIWQANQRLAVVKIPVKKKVASIRLDGGIFMDADEQNNVWKGNTGRPARP from the coding sequence ATGAAATCACTCATCATCGCTTTTTGCCTCGCCCTTATGGGAGGCACCGTAACGGCTCAGGGTTTATACATGCCTCGCAACGTGAAGCAGGCTTACCAGAAAGGAACCCGTTCCCTGGATGGCCGACCCGGAAAAAACTACTGGCAGAATTTCGCCCGCTATAACATCACCATTACAGCCACGCCCCCTAATCGAACCATTCGCGGAACGGAACAGATAACCTACATCAACAATAGCCCCGATACGCTTAGATCACTCGTTTTCAAGCTGATCCTGAACAGCCACAAACCCGGCGCCGTGCGGCAGTCGCCAGCCTCCGCCGATTACCTGACATCGGGCATTCACATTGATAAGTATACCGAAGGGCCGAACGATAAAATATGGCGCGATGCGGGTAATGCTACCCAGCGGCAAGTTTCGCTTACCCAGCCCCTCCTGCCCCGCGACTCGATAAAGCTGTCTTTCGAGTGGCACTATGACGTTTCCGTTGAAAGTGGCCGAGAGGGAGTTCTCGACTCGACTACCTTCTTTCTGGCTTATTTCTACCCACGCGTGGCCGTAATGGACGATTATTACGGCTGGGATCGCACTACGTTTACCGAAGCCCAGGAGTTTTACAATGATTTCAATGACTATACCCTCACGGTCAACGTGCCGAAAGATTACCTCGTGTGGGCCACGGGCGACTTGCAGAATGCCGCCGAAGTACTGCAACCCACCTACGCCAAACGTCTGAGCGAATCCCTGCGAACGGATTCCATCATTCACGTAGCTACCCTCGCCGATCTGGCCACCAAAAACGTAACGACCCAGCAACCGGTCAACTCGTGGAAATGGAAAGCAAATTATGTACCCGACATCGCCTTGTGCATCAGCAACCAATACGTCTGGGATGCATCAAGTGTAGTAGTCGATAAGAAAACGAACCGGCGCTCCAGCGTGCAGGCGGCTTTCCTGGACAATGCAAAGGATTTTCACGAAATGGTGGGCTTTGGTCGGCACGCGCTCGACTGGTTTTCCAACAACACGCCGGGCGTGCCTTACCCATACCCAAAAACGACCATCGTTCAGGGGTTTGCCGATATGGAATACCCTATGATGGTGAATGATGGCAGCACCAATGACCTGAATTTTTCGCGGTTTGTAGCCGAGCATGAGATTGCCCATACCTGGTTCCCGTTCTACATGGGTATCAACGAAACGCGCTACGGATTTATGGACGAAGGCTGGGTGACGGCCTTTGAATATCTGATTAGTCAGGCCGATCTGGGCAACGATCAGGCGATGAAGAACTTCCAGCTGTTTCGGGTACGAAGCTGGATAAAAGACCCCTCGGCCGAACAGGATTTGCCGATCATCACGCCCGCCAACGTCCTGAGCGGGGCGGCTATGGGTAACAACGAATATGGCAAAGCCGCGCTGGGTTATCTGGCGTTAAAAGAACTGCTGGGCGATGCCGATTTCAAAAAAAGTCTGCTCGAATTCATGGCTCGCTGGCATGGTAAACACCCCACGCCCTGGGACATGTTCTACAGTTTCAATAACGCGTCGGGCAAAGACCTGAACTGGTTCTGGAGCAACTGGTTCTTCAGCAACAACTACATCGACCTCGCCATTCAGAACGTTGCCATGACCCCAACGCTTTGCACCATTTCGATTCAGAACATTGGCGGGTACGTGGCCCCAACGGATGTTATCGTGACCTTTACCGATGGCACTTCGCAAACAGTTCACCAAACACCGGCCATCTGGCAGGCCAACCAGCGCCTTGCCGTAGTGAAGATTCCCGTCAAAAAGAAAGTGGCGTCCATTCGGCTGGACGGCGGCATCTTCATGGACGCCGACGAGCAGAACAACGTCTGGAAAGGTAACACCGGGCGTCCCGCCCGGCCGTAA
- a CDS encoding SNF2-related protein (PFAM: SNF2-related protein; helicase domain protein~SMART: DEAD-like helicase ; helicase domain protein~KEGG: dde:Dde_1564 DEAD/DEAH box helicase-like) — MQQPSENSDSTYFEYDYRLDTVTVPTLTDSLLAMHSGGFLSSADPYADIVPTTIGVNQGTFTTASRVTYFPIVTVQQTTDSLLVSCTCDAPKNKLCSHQTQVLSSLIGRRELRIFFDPAIRHEAIRQVARDYGLENETQLDDFFRLEYDNKSISIRPKREELIPFTTADRERLTASLLPKTTRQEPFLEEPSPLQKRILVFTKHRHYDNFCLELFDVATTKDGKPKNPLTALQPLDLLTKVNDLNEVRFYSAVARFQNHHRTKKEEIDLDGLRLVTGNPSKMAVYYHSSRISENITAHSLVPIKLASLQTDLRLTVQYSDSFYEVGGTVTINGATHGLHTLTLRYDYFILLDDTLYLIDNPAYLRVIQFFSKKKTRLAIHQSKYDFFQQTVLSELEDQVLIQYAYLKPATPRQLAQQGFAEERERLIYLSGTENYVFLTPVMKYGNVEVPVLSKRQIHGVDRKGKPFSVARDEAAEIAFTMTVLAQHPDFYDQLNQSYFYLHKKHVLDEGWFLDAFEAWASQGIKVLGFNTLKNNKLNPNKAKVSVTVSSGLNWFETELGLSYGKQTVSLKHLHKAIKNRSRFVTLDDGTQGVLPTEWLDRFSAYFQAGEIVEDRIRTPKVNFQSIRELYAEEELLNDVKDQLALFAKGFRDFTSIRPVVVPNELQAILRDYQKEGLNWLNFLDELGFGGCLADDMGLGKTLQIIAFILLQRTKNRSNTNLVVVPKSLLFNWQAEVAKFAPSLRIHTFYGANRSLTKQVFDQYEIILTSYGTLLSDIRSLKEYPFNYVFLDESQAIKNPESQRYQAARLLQSRNKIVLTGTPIENHTFDLYGQLSFACPGLLGSYNHFRAHYSTPIDKFGDYQRARELQKKINPFILRRTKAQVATELPEKTEMVLHCDMGLEQRRVYDAYEQEFRNYLLSTKEGDIPRAKLHILQGLTKLRQICNAPVLLNDEEFYGNSSAKIDVLMEQIENKSPNHKILVFSQFVTMLDLIKKELEARQIGFEYLTGQTNDRQAIVNRFQTDASVRVFLISLKAGGTGLNLTQADYVYLVDPWWNPAVENQAIDRSYRIGQKKNVVAVRLICPNTIEEKILLLQETKQELADKLVRTDTAILKSLSRKDLLELLS; from the coding sequence ATGCAACAACCTTCTGAAAACAGCGACAGCACTTATTTTGAATACGACTACCGGCTGGATACCGTTACGGTTCCCACGTTGACGGACAGCCTGCTGGCCATGCATAGCGGGGGGTTTCTGTCATCAGCAGATCCGTACGCCGACATTGTTCCGACTACTATCGGCGTTAATCAGGGAACGTTTACGACGGCATCGCGGGTAACGTACTTTCCCATCGTTACCGTACAGCAAACGACCGATTCGCTACTCGTATCCTGCACCTGCGATGCTCCAAAAAATAAACTCTGTTCGCACCAAACCCAGGTGCTGTCCAGCCTGATTGGTCGGCGGGAGCTGCGTATTTTTTTTGACCCAGCCATTCGGCACGAAGCTATCCGGCAGGTAGCCCGTGACTATGGACTGGAAAACGAAACCCAACTGGACGACTTTTTCCGGCTTGAGTACGACAATAAATCCATCAGCATTCGACCCAAACGGGAAGAACTCATTCCGTTTACTACGGCCGACCGCGAGCGCTTAACCGCCAGTTTGCTCCCGAAAACCACCCGGCAGGAACCGTTTTTGGAAGAGCCGTCGCCCCTCCAAAAACGCATACTGGTCTTTACGAAGCATCGGCATTACGACAACTTCTGTCTAGAGCTTTTTGACGTGGCGACGACCAAAGACGGCAAGCCCAAGAACCCTTTAACAGCCCTCCAGCCACTTGACCTGCTCACGAAAGTCAACGACCTGAACGAAGTCAGGTTCTATTCGGCCGTGGCCAGATTCCAGAACCATCACCGGACCAAAAAGGAGGAAATTGATCTGGACGGGCTGCGATTGGTGACAGGTAATCCATCGAAGATGGCGGTTTACTACCACTCAAGCCGAATTTCGGAGAACATAACGGCTCACTCGCTGGTCCCGATCAAACTGGCCAGCCTGCAAACCGACCTTCGGTTGACCGTTCAGTATAGCGACAGCTTTTACGAGGTTGGCGGCACCGTTACCATCAACGGGGCAACGCATGGTTTACACACCCTGACACTTCGGTACGATTACTTTATTCTGCTCGATGATACGCTGTATCTGATCGACAACCCGGCTTACCTGCGCGTTATTCAGTTTTTCAGTAAAAAGAAGACCCGGCTAGCCATCCACCAGTCGAAGTACGACTTCTTTCAGCAAACGGTTTTGTCGGAACTGGAAGATCAGGTTTTAATTCAATACGCGTACCTGAAACCGGCTACGCCCCGGCAGCTGGCTCAGCAGGGTTTTGCCGAGGAGCGAGAGCGGCTTATTTACCTGTCGGGGACGGAGAATTATGTGTTCCTGACGCCGGTTATGAAATACGGCAACGTCGAAGTTCCGGTGCTCTCCAAACGGCAGATTCACGGCGTCGACCGTAAGGGGAAGCCGTTTTCGGTAGCGCGGGACGAAGCCGCCGAGATAGCGTTTACCATGACGGTGCTGGCGCAGCATCCCGATTTTTATGATCAGCTCAACCAGAGTTATTTCTATCTGCACAAAAAGCACGTGCTGGATGAGGGCTGGTTTCTGGACGCCTTCGAGGCATGGGCCAGCCAAGGCATTAAGGTGTTGGGCTTTAATACGCTGAAGAATAATAAGCTGAACCCCAACAAGGCCAAAGTCTCGGTGACGGTGAGCAGCGGCCTCAACTGGTTCGAAACGGAACTGGGACTGTCGTACGGTAAGCAAACAGTATCACTCAAACACCTGCACAAAGCCATCAAAAATCGCAGCCGGTTCGTTACACTGGACGATGGAACGCAGGGCGTACTCCCCACCGAATGGCTCGACCGCTTTTCGGCCTACTTCCAGGCGGGTGAAATTGTCGAAGACCGCATCCGAACGCCCAAAGTCAATTTTCAGAGCATCCGCGAACTATACGCCGAGGAAGAACTACTGAATGACGTGAAAGATCAGTTAGCGCTCTTCGCCAAAGGGTTCCGTGATTTTACGTCCATCCGCCCCGTTGTCGTTCCGAACGAACTACAGGCCATCCTTCGGGATTACCAGAAAGAAGGGCTAAACTGGTTGAATTTCCTCGACGAGCTTGGTTTTGGCGGTTGCCTGGCCGACGATATGGGTCTTGGAAAAACCCTTCAGATCATCGCGTTTATTCTCTTGCAGCGCACAAAGAACCGGTCGAATACCAATCTGGTCGTTGTTCCCAAATCGCTGCTCTTCAACTGGCAGGCCGAAGTAGCGAAATTTGCTCCCAGCCTCCGCATACATACTTTCTACGGTGCTAACCGCAGCCTGACGAAACAGGTGTTCGATCAATACGAAATCATCCTGACCTCGTACGGTACGCTTCTGTCCGACATTCGTTCTTTGAAGGAATACCCGTTCAACTATGTGTTTCTGGATGAGTCGCAGGCCATTAAAAACCCTGAATCGCAGCGGTACCAGGCCGCCCGTTTGCTACAGTCCCGCAACAAGATTGTGCTGACGGGGACGCCCATCGAGAACCACACTTTCGATCTGTATGGGCAATTATCATTCGCCTGCCCCGGCCTGCTGGGCAGTTACAACCATTTCAGGGCGCATTACTCCACACCCATCGACAAATTTGGCGACTACCAGCGTGCCCGCGAGCTACAGAAAAAAATTAACCCGTTCATCCTCCGCCGGACCAAAGCTCAGGTCGCGACAGAGCTGCCCGAAAAAACGGAAATGGTGCTTCACTGCGACATGGGGCTGGAACAGCGCCGGGTGTATGACGCCTACGAACAGGAGTTCCGGAATTACCTGCTGTCGACCAAAGAAGGCGACATTCCCCGCGCCAAGCTGCATATATTACAAGGGTTAACGAAGCTGCGCCAGATTTGTAACGCCCCGGTGCTGCTGAACGACGAAGAGTTTTACGGCAACTCGTCGGCAAAGATCGACGTGCTGATGGAGCAGATCGAGAACAAGTCGCCCAACCATAAAATCCTGGTCTTTTCCCAGTTCGTGACCATGCTCGACCTGATCAAGAAAGAGCTGGAAGCCCGGCAGATCGGGTTTGAGTACCTCACCGGCCAAACCAACGACCGGCAGGCTATCGTTAACCGATTTCAGACCGACGCTAGCGTTCGGGTGTTTCTGATCAGTCTCAAAGCGGGTGGCACCGGCCTTAACCTGACTCAGGCCGATTATGTATATCTGGTTGATCCGTGGTGGAACCCGGCGGTCGAAAATCAGGCCATCGACCGGAGTTACCGGATTGGGCAGAAGAAGAATGTAGTGGCCGTGCGGCTAATCTGTCCCAACACCATTGAAGAAAAGATTTTGCTGCTTCAGGAAACCAAGCAGGAGTTGGCCGATAAGCTGGTTAGAACAGATACCGCTATACTCAAATCTTTGTCGAGAAAAGATCTGTTGGAATTACTCAGTTAG
- a CDS encoding Amidase (PFAM: Amidase~KEGG: oca:OCAR_4104 peptide amidase) — MKKYVVSLFLIYSVVIASVCGQSFNAKTIPEATVTSLHAAMQAGKLTAVQLLQLYLDRIEAYDKQGPYLNAIIMVNPKALAEARRLDSLYKATGKMVGPLHGIPVIVKDNYDTFDMPTTNGTLAMKKSIPPDDAFVVRKIREAGAIIIAKSNLAEFAYSGQFSVSSILPGYSRNPYDTKRTTAGSSGGTAAAVTANFGAIGLGTDTGSSIRGPASHQSLVGFRPTLGLVSRDGIAPLAMTNDTGGPICRTVEDAVRVLDVIAGYDKADTVTKRSAGKIPQTYRQFLDKDGLKGARIGVFRQMVMPKNSDPQVYALFNKALDELRAAGAIVIDSVRVPQLDTINKSFDTIPQLRRDFNLYLASLGPNAPHKTLESIVKSRQFHPYLEKGLLDAIADTLAPEAHKGWGKNLALRERLRQLLLRAMDSTQVDALVYPSFSYPPRLIGDLNTPSGTNNNALSPPTGFPAFSVPMGFTYDVLPAGLQFFGRPFSEPTLIKLAYAYEQATHHRRPPESTPALPKKKRKTMVQ; from the coding sequence ATGAAGAAATACGTAGTTTCTCTTTTTCTTATTTATAGTGTTGTGATTGCGTCGGTTTGTGGGCAGTCTTTCAATGCCAAAACCATCCCCGAAGCCACCGTCACCAGCTTACATGCCGCCATGCAGGCCGGTAAACTGACCGCCGTTCAACTGCTACAACTGTATCTGGACCGGATTGAGGCCTACGACAAACAAGGGCCTTACCTGAACGCCATCATCATGGTAAACCCTAAAGCCCTGGCCGAAGCCCGGCGGCTGGATTCACTCTACAAAGCAACTGGCAAGATGGTTGGCCCGCTGCACGGCATTCCCGTAATCGTGAAAGATAATTACGACACCTTCGACATGCCCACTACCAACGGCACACTGGCCATGAAGAAGTCCATTCCACCCGATGATGCCTTTGTGGTTCGCAAAATTCGGGAGGCCGGGGCCATCATTATTGCCAAGTCGAATCTGGCGGAGTTTGCCTACTCGGGGCAGTTTTCGGTAAGCTCTATTTTGCCCGGCTATTCCCGAAACCCCTACGACACCAAACGGACAACGGCCGGGTCGAGTGGGGGCACGGCGGCTGCGGTTACCGCTAATTTCGGCGCTATCGGCCTGGGAACAGATACGGGCAGCTCCATTCGCGGACCCGCGTCGCACCAGAGTCTGGTTGGTTTCCGGCCAACGCTGGGTCTGGTTAGCCGGGATGGCATTGCACCCCTGGCCATGACCAACGATACCGGCGGACCCATCTGCCGGACGGTGGAAGATGCCGTTCGGGTGCTCGATGTAATTGCTGGTTACGACAAAGCGGATACCGTAACGAAGCGCAGTGCGGGTAAAATTCCGCAAACCTACCGGCAGTTTCTGGATAAAGATGGGCTGAAAGGAGCGCGGATTGGGGTGTTTCGCCAGATGGTCATGCCCAAGAATTCAGACCCGCAGGTGTACGCTCTTTTCAACAAAGCCCTTGACGAACTTCGGGCTGCGGGGGCCATTGTGATCGATTCAGTTCGGGTGCCCCAACTCGATACGATCAACAAATCGTTCGATACCATTCCGCAATTACGGCGCGACTTCAATTTGTATCTGGCCAGTCTGGGACCCAATGCACCGCATAAAACGCTGGAGTCTATTGTTAAATCACGTCAGTTTCACCCCTATCTGGAAAAAGGGCTGCTCGATGCCATCGCCGATACGCTGGCACCGGAAGCGCACAAAGGCTGGGGGAAGAATCTGGCCTTGCGGGAGCGGCTCCGTCAGTTGCTGCTTCGGGCTATGGATTCGACGCAAGTCGATGCACTCGTGTATCCGTCGTTCAGCTACCCGCCCCGGCTCATCGGCGATCTGAATACGCCCTCGGGAACAAATAACAATGCCTTGTCGCCACCGACGGGGTTTCCGGCTTTTTCGGTACCGATGGGATTTACGTATGATGTACTGCCTGCCGGGTTGCAGTTTTTCGGCAGACCGTTTAGCGAACCAACCCTGATCAAACTGGCCTATGCCTATGAGCAGGCCACCCACCACCGCCGACCGCCGGAGAGTACGCCCGCGCTTCCGAAGAAAAAACGCAAAACGATGGTGCAGTAG
- a CDS encoding peptidase M20 (PFAM: peptidase M20; peptidase dimerisation domain protein~KEGG: pzu:PHZ_c0939 peptidase): MNRVLLLPALAFASLLYLSEPLQAQQKTSKTTATSGVEKRYVDEIGTLASQSSVKKAFQFFVDLEPQTMKDLINLTETPSPPFKETVRAKKYAAMLKEAGADSVWIDEVSNVIAKRKGRKGSKTVVIESHLDTVFPEGTDVKVKYKGDTLYAPGVGDDTRGLTAILAVLKGMEAASIETDADVLFVGAVGEEGLGDLRGVKHLLRKGGPKVDSYIAVDGDGISSIVHRGLGSHRYRITFKGPGGHSYGSFGIVNPHSALGKAIYYFTTEADKVTRQGVKTTYSVSVINGGTSVNAIPYESWMEIDMRSESPEKLNEVDQLLQAAVQRALNEENGIKRQGPDLTVDVKKIGDRPSGKTDASAAIVQRAMAATSYMNVAPQLDVASTNANTPIALGIPAVTIGSGGTGGGEHSLNEWWLNDKGYLGMQRILLVLLAEAGLDKGAAASKVKAEKRR, translated from the coding sequence ATGAATCGAGTACTTCTTCTCCCTGCTCTGGCATTCGCGTCTCTCCTTTACCTTTCTGAACCACTTCAGGCGCAGCAGAAAACATCAAAAACAACAGCTACTTCCGGGGTCGAGAAACGATACGTTGACGAAATAGGCACCCTTGCCAGTCAATCTTCCGTAAAAAAAGCGTTTCAGTTTTTCGTTGATCTGGAACCCCAGACCATGAAGGATCTGATCAACCTAACCGAAACACCTTCTCCGCCCTTCAAGGAAACCGTACGGGCTAAAAAATACGCGGCCATGCTGAAAGAGGCCGGAGCCGACTCGGTCTGGATCGACGAGGTGAGCAACGTGATCGCCAAACGAAAAGGGCGGAAGGGCAGCAAAACAGTAGTCATTGAATCGCACCTGGATACCGTTTTTCCCGAAGGCACAGATGTAAAAGTCAAGTATAAAGGCGACACCCTTTATGCACCGGGCGTAGGCGACGACACCCGCGGCCTGACCGCCATTCTGGCCGTTCTGAAAGGTATGGAAGCTGCTTCTATCGAAACAGATGCCGACGTACTGTTTGTGGGGGCTGTGGGTGAAGAAGGCCTGGGCGACCTGCGTGGAGTGAAGCACCTGCTCCGAAAAGGCGGCCCCAAGGTCGACTCCTACATTGCCGTAGATGGCGACGGCATCAGCAGCATCGTGCACCGGGGACTAGGCTCGCATCGGTACCGAATTACCTTTAAGGGGCCGGGCGGGCATTCGTACGGCTCGTTTGGCATTGTTAACCCGCACAGCGCCCTCGGAAAAGCCATTTACTACTTTACGACTGAAGCCGATAAGGTGACGCGGCAGGGCGTTAAGACAACCTATAGCGTCAGTGTGATCAACGGCGGCACGTCTGTCAATGCGATTCCCTACGAGTCGTGGATGGAGATCGACATGCGCTCCGAAAGTCCAGAGAAACTCAATGAAGTCGACCAGTTGTTACAGGCGGCCGTTCAGCGGGCGTTAAACGAAGAGAACGGCATCAAACGGCAGGGACCGGATTTGACGGTAGATGTCAAAAAGATCGGGGATCGACCATCGGGTAAAACCGATGCATCGGCGGCTATTGTTCAACGGGCCATGGCCGCTACCAGCTATATGAACGTGGCTCCCCAACTGGACGTAGCTTCAACAAACGCTAACACGCCCATTGCGCTGGGGATTCCGGCGGTTACCATCGGGAGTGGCGGCACTGGCGGGGGCGAACACTCGCTGAACGAGTGGTGGCTGAACGACAAAGGTTACCTGGGTATGCAGCGCATTCTGTTGGTTCTTCTGGCCGAAGCTGGACTGGATAAAGGAGCAGCAGCCTCGAAGGTGAAAGCGGAGAAACGGCGGTAA